One Saccharopolyspora erythraea NRRL 2338 genomic region harbors:
- a CDS encoding FAD-dependent oxidoreductase: MPATVAVLGGGYGGMTVAKALDDVADVVLVEPRDAFVHNVAALRGVVDREWTDRLFYRYDRLLERGRVVHDRAVRVSGTEIALGSGQTIEADYVVLATGSSYPFPAKIDVLDSAAAKDRLHATRDSLERADRVLLLGAGPVGLEFAGEIRAAWPEKAVTIVDPAGDVLPAFPVEFRSELRRQLEVLRIELVMGTSLRDQPPSEPGEHKTFTATTGTGAEITADIWFRCFGVEPATGYLAGDLAAARTAGGHVEVTGDLRLPGQERVFAIGDITALPEAKMAKSAGDHANVVAANIRTLINGGGEALTTYEPAPPMIALPLGPKGGVSYTADTGVLGPDVTSEIKGADLRAGYYAEMLG, translated from the coding sequence ATGCCCGCAACGGTGGCCGTGCTGGGTGGGGGATACGGCGGGATGACCGTCGCCAAGGCGCTCGACGACGTCGCCGACGTCGTGCTCGTGGAACCGAGGGACGCTTTCGTCCACAACGTCGCCGCGCTGCGCGGTGTCGTCGACCGGGAATGGACCGACCGGCTCTTCTACCGCTACGACCGGCTGCTCGAACGCGGCCGGGTCGTCCACGACCGGGCGGTCCGCGTGTCCGGAACCGAGATCGCGCTCGGCTCCGGGCAGACGATCGAGGCCGACTACGTCGTTCTCGCGACCGGCTCGTCGTACCCGTTCCCGGCGAAGATCGACGTGCTGGACAGCGCCGCCGCGAAGGACAGGCTCCACGCCACGCGGGACTCGCTGGAGCGTGCGGACCGGGTCCTGCTGCTCGGCGCCGGACCGGTCGGGCTGGAGTTCGCCGGCGAGATCAGGGCGGCATGGCCGGAGAAGGCCGTGACGATCGTGGACCCGGCCGGTGACGTGCTGCCCGCCTTCCCCGTGGAGTTCCGCAGCGAGCTGCGCAGGCAGCTCGAAGTGCTGCGGATCGAACTCGTCATGGGCACTTCCCTGCGCGACCAGCCCCCGTCCGAGCCCGGGGAGCACAAGACCTTCACCGCCACGACCGGCACCGGCGCGGAGATCACCGCCGACATCTGGTTCCGCTGCTTCGGCGTCGAACCCGCGACCGGCTACCTCGCGGGCGACCTGGCGGCCGCCCGCACGGCGGGTGGCCACGTGGAGGTCACCGGCGACCTGCGGCTGCCCGGCCAGGAGCGGGTCTTCGCCATCGGAGACATCACCGCGCTCCCGGAAGCCAAGATGGCGAAGTCCGCCGGCGACCACGCCAACGTGGTCGCGGCCAACATCCGCACGCTGATCAACGGCGGCGGCGAAGCCCTGACCACCTACGAGCCTGCACCGCCCATGATCGCCCTGCCCCTCGGCCCGAAGGGCGGCGTCTCCTACACAGCCGACACGGGCGTGCTCGGCCCCGACGTCACGTCGGAGATCAAGGGCGCGGACCTGAGGGCGGGGTACTACGCCGAGATGCTGGGCTGA
- a CDS encoding daunorubicin resistance protein DrrA family ABC transporter ATP-binding protein: MSFAIQAEGLVKRFGSTTALAGVDLEVPAGSIRGVLGPNGAGKTTAVRILATLLRPDAGRAVVAGHDVLRHPVAVRNRIGLAGQYASVDEELTGTENLVLIGRLLEMTRRDARARAAELLDRFGLTDAGGRAIKTYSGGMRRRLDLAASLVGRPEVLYLDEPTTGLDPRSRNQVWDMVRALSGEGVTVLLTTQYLEEADQLADRISVIDRGRVVADGRADELKRRTGGQTLQVRPSALADLATVRTILAELTGAQPKVDDDSGLLTAPVDDPVLLSTLVRRLDDAGITADELALRLPSLDEVFLAITGESSDRDDEEEGTAA, translated from the coding sequence ATGTCATTCGCGATCCAGGCCGAGGGTCTGGTCAAACGCTTCGGTTCCACCACGGCGCTGGCAGGCGTCGACCTGGAGGTGCCCGCCGGTTCGATCCGCGGGGTGCTCGGCCCCAACGGCGCGGGCAAGACGACCGCGGTCCGCATCCTGGCGACCCTGCTGCGCCCCGACGCCGGGCGCGCGGTCGTCGCGGGCCACGACGTGCTGCGCCACCCGGTGGCGGTGCGCAACCGCATCGGCCTCGCCGGGCAGTACGCGTCGGTCGACGAGGAGCTGACCGGTACCGAGAACCTCGTCCTGATCGGCCGCCTGCTGGAGATGACGCGCCGGGACGCGCGGGCGCGCGCGGCCGAGCTGCTCGACCGCTTCGGCCTCACCGACGCGGGCGGCAGGGCCATCAAGACCTACTCCGGCGGCATGCGGCGGCGGCTCGACCTGGCCGCGAGCCTCGTCGGCCGCCCGGAGGTGCTCTACCTCGACGAGCCGACCACCGGGCTGGACCCGCGCAGCCGCAACCAGGTCTGGGACATGGTCCGCGCCCTCTCCGGCGAGGGCGTGACGGTCCTGCTGACCACCCAGTACCTGGAGGAGGCCGACCAGCTCGCCGACCGCATCAGCGTGATCGACCGGGGCCGCGTGGTCGCCGACGGGCGCGCCGACGAGCTCAAGCGCCGCACCGGCGGGCAGACGTTGCAGGTCCGGCCGAGCGCGCTCGCCGACCTGGCGACGGTCCGCACGATCCTCGCCGAGCTGACCGGCGCGCAGCCCAAGGTCGACGACGACAGCGGGCTGCTGACCGCGCCGGTCGACGACCCGGTGCTGCTGTCGACGCTGGTGCGCAGGCTCGACGACGCGGGCATCACCGCCGACGAGCTCGCGCTGCGGCTGCCGAGCCTGGACGAGGTTTTCCTGGCCATCACCGGCGAGTCGTCCGACCGCGACGACGAGGAGGAGGGCACGGCGGCATGA
- a CDS encoding BTAD domain-containing putative transcriptional regulator, with translation MLGPFRLCAADGHPIDVGGARVRMLLARLALDAGRTVATETLIDDLWGANQPSGALNALQSLVSRARRALPDDLVLQSAATGYALKADAADVDAHRFARLAADGRGLLRDGRFAAAARTLREALRLWRGGALVDFVDAPFAAAQAARLEELRLGALEDRIDADLRAGRDGEPVELVELVAELDGLCARHPLRERFTGLRMRALYSAGRQADALGAYEALRRRLADELGVDPSQELRDLHGAVLRGEPREHRDRPPVLPSRLSSFVGREAEIEQVRTAMARSKLVTLFGPGGAGKTRLATETAAGVDDRRVWFVELASVRQGEDLPSAVLASVGVRETRLLDTAPADAMTRLVDGLSGAPALLVLDNCEHVIGAAAQFVQDLLTWCPQLGVLATSREPLALTGEELLPVGPLGLPDGEAPLEADAVRLFADRARSARPGFVLDDATIGDVVEVCRRLDGMPLAIELAAARLRAMSVRQVAARLDDRFRLLTSGNRASLARHRTLRAVVEWSWDLLGEPERLLARRLSVFAGPARAESAAAVCSDARLPAEDVFYVLSSLVEKSFVEAVDGDRYRMLETVRAYCDDRLAESGERDRVRTAHAEHFVELAETASPRLHRVEQVEWLERLDADHDNLMTALRWAISSQNADLGVRMGAALAWYWSMSAHGELASRLEALTPIPGDAPSEGRAVLEFIQAMLCQTTSWTERIGAAAARLRDTGAGRRYLYVTIMEPMAWMFVGDRAEMDAAVRRNLEHPDPWGRAAALFSRAFGAEHGGDAAGGEEHMRAAARAFREQGDRWGIAQSMGSLAGFRSLRGDHAGAIEALEESAETLRELRSDEEVAPTMVRIGMEHVRAGDIAEGRRCLEQADELAAASFAEFARLGSLTALGEAARRAGDVERARAYFAQARELLAGTPMAPPPLHQVALATEARVDIDELRLDDARARLRESLDSSGEIPMMPTIAMIAEQTALLRFAAGDHRQASYLLGVAVALRGMLDEGDPDIRAVLPALDAPDLRSERDRGAALTHEAALAVLREVLGPRG, from the coding sequence GTGCTGGGTCCGTTCCGGCTGTGCGCGGCCGACGGTCACCCGATCGACGTCGGCGGCGCACGGGTACGCATGCTGCTCGCTCGGCTGGCTCTGGACGCCGGCCGCACGGTGGCGACCGAGACCCTCATCGACGACCTGTGGGGCGCCAACCAGCCGTCGGGCGCGCTCAACGCGCTCCAGTCGCTGGTCTCCCGCGCGCGCCGCGCGCTCCCCGACGACCTCGTGCTCCAGTCGGCCGCCACGGGCTACGCCCTCAAGGCCGACGCCGCCGACGTCGACGCGCACCGCTTCGCGCGCCTGGCGGCCGACGGCCGCGGCCTGCTCCGCGACGGCCGCTTCGCCGCCGCCGCGCGCACGCTGCGCGAGGCGCTGCGCCTGTGGCGCGGCGGGGCGCTCGTCGACTTCGTCGACGCGCCCTTCGCCGCGGCCCAGGCGGCCAGGCTGGAGGAGTTGCGCCTGGGCGCCCTGGAGGACCGCATCGATGCCGACCTGCGCGCCGGGCGCGACGGAGAGCCCGTCGAACTGGTCGAGCTCGTCGCCGAGCTGGACGGGCTCTGCGCCCGCCACCCGCTGCGGGAGCGGTTCACCGGGTTGCGCATGCGGGCGCTGTACTCGGCCGGACGGCAGGCCGACGCGCTCGGGGCGTACGAGGCGTTGCGCCGCAGGCTCGCCGACGAGCTGGGCGTCGACCCGTCGCAGGAGCTGCGCGACCTGCACGGCGCCGTGCTGCGCGGCGAGCCGCGCGAGCACCGCGACCGGCCGCCGGTGCTGCCGAGCAGGCTGAGCAGCTTCGTCGGCCGGGAGGCCGAGATCGAGCAGGTCCGGACCGCGATGGCCCGCTCGAAGCTGGTCACGCTGTTCGGGCCCGGCGGGGCGGGCAAGACCAGGCTGGCGACCGAGACCGCGGCCGGGGTCGACGACCGGCGGGTGTGGTTCGTCGAGCTGGCCTCGGTGCGCCAGGGCGAGGACCTGCCCTCGGCGGTGCTGGCCTCGGTCGGGGTGCGCGAGACCCGGCTGCTCGACACGGCGCCCGCGGATGCGATGACCAGGCTCGTCGACGGCCTCTCGGGTGCTCCCGCGCTGCTGGTGCTGGACAACTGCGAGCACGTGATCGGCGCCGCCGCGCAGTTCGTCCAGGACCTGCTGACCTGGTGCCCGCAGCTGGGGGTGCTGGCCACCAGCCGCGAGCCGCTGGCGCTGACCGGGGAGGAGCTGCTGCCCGTCGGCCCGTTGGGTCTGCCCGACGGCGAGGCGCCGCTGGAGGCCGACGCCGTCCGGCTGTTCGCCGACCGGGCGCGGTCGGCGCGGCCCGGCTTCGTGCTCGACGACGCCACGATCGGCGACGTGGTCGAGGTCTGCCGGCGGCTCGACGGCATGCCGCTGGCCATCGAGCTGGCCGCCGCTCGGCTGCGGGCGATGAGCGTGCGGCAGGTCGCCGCCAGGCTCGACGACCGGTTCCGGCTGCTGACCAGCGGGAACCGCGCCTCGCTCGCGCGGCACCGGACGTTGCGCGCGGTCGTGGAGTGGAGCTGGGACCTTCTCGGCGAACCGGAGCGCCTGCTGGCCAGGCGGTTGTCGGTCTTCGCGGGACCGGCGCGGGCGGAGTCGGCGGCGGCGGTGTGCTCGGACGCGCGGCTGCCCGCCGAGGACGTCTTCTACGTGCTGTCCTCGCTGGTGGAGAAGTCGTTCGTGGAGGCCGTCGACGGTGACCGCTACCGGATGCTGGAGACGGTGCGCGCCTACTGCGACGACCGGCTCGCGGAGTCCGGCGAGCGCGACCGGGTGCGCACCGCGCACGCGGAGCACTTCGTCGAGCTGGCCGAAACCGCTTCGCCGCGGCTGCACCGGGTCGAGCAGGTGGAGTGGCTGGAGCGGCTCGACGCCGACCACGACAACCTGATGACCGCGCTGCGGTGGGCGATCAGCAGCCAGAACGCCGACCTCGGCGTCCGGATGGGCGCGGCGCTGGCGTGGTACTGGTCGATGTCGGCGCACGGCGAGCTGGCCTCCCGGCTGGAGGCGCTGACCCCGATTCCGGGCGACGCGCCGTCCGAGGGCAGGGCGGTGCTGGAGTTCATCCAGGCGATGCTGTGCCAGACCACGTCGTGGACCGAACGGATCGGGGCGGCCGCCGCCCGGCTGCGCGACACCGGAGCGGGCCGCCGCTACCTGTACGTGACGATCATGGAGCCGATGGCGTGGATGTTCGTCGGGGACCGGGCCGAGATGGACGCCGCGGTCCGGCGCAACCTCGAGCATCCCGACCCGTGGGGGCGGGCGGCGGCGTTGTTCTCCCGCGCTTTCGGCGCCGAGCACGGTGGTGACGCGGCAGGCGGCGAGGAGCACATGCGAGCGGCGGCCCGGGCGTTCCGCGAGCAGGGCGACCGCTGGGGCATCGCCCAGTCGATGGGCAGCCTGGCCGGGTTCCGGTCGTTGCGCGGTGACCACGCGGGGGCCATCGAGGCCCTGGAGGAGTCCGCCGAGACCCTGCGGGAGCTGCGCTCCGACGAGGAGGTCGCGCCGACCATGGTGCGCATCGGCATGGAGCACGTGCGGGCGGGCGACATCGCCGAGGGCCGCCGCTGCCTGGAACAGGCCGACGAGCTGGCCGCGGCGTCCTTCGCCGAGTTCGCGCGGCTCGGGTCGCTGACCGCGCTGGGCGAGGCCGCCCGCCGCGCGGGGGATGTGGAGCGGGCACGCGCCTACTTCGCGCAGGCCAGGGAGTTGCTGGCAGGCACGCCGATGGCCCCGCCGCCCCTGCACCAGGTGGCGCTCGCGACCGAGGCGCGGGTCGACATCGACGAACTCCGCCTCGACGACGCTCGCGCCCGGCTGCGCGAGTCGCTGGACAGCAGCGGCGAGATCCCGATGATGCCGACGATCGCGATGATCGCGGAGCAGACGGCCCTGCTGCGCTTCGCCGCCGGAGATCACCGCCAGGCGTCCTACCTGCTCGGGGTCGCCGTCGCGCTGCGCGGCATGCTCGACGAGGGCGACCCGGACATCCGGGCGGTGCTGCCCGCCCTGGACGCGCCGGACCTGCGGTCCGAACGCGACCGCGGTGCCGCGCTCACCCACGAGGCCGCACTCGCCGTGCTCCGCGAAGTCCTCGGCCCGCGCGGTTAG
- the istB gene encoding IS21-like element helper ATPase IstB → MPGKPTTSSRNVAAEIAYLARALKAPSLAGAVERLAERARAEDWSHEEFLAACLQREVAARESHGGEGRIRTARFPSRKSLEEFDFDHQRSLKRDTITHLGTLDFIAGKENVVFLGPPGTGKTHLSIGLGIRACQAGHRVSFATAAGWVARLAEASHAGRLQQELVKLGRIPLLIIDEVGYIPFEAEAANLFFQLVSARYERASLIVTSNKPFGRWGEVFGDDVVAAAMIDRLVHHAEVISLKGDSYRLKDRQDLGRVPAATNTND, encoded by the coding sequence ATGCCCGGCAAACCCACCACCAGTAGTCGCAACGTGGCTGCCGAGATCGCCTACCTCGCCCGGGCGTTGAAGGCACCGTCGCTGGCCGGGGCGGTCGAGCGGCTGGCCGAACGGGCCCGGGCCGAGGACTGGTCCCACGAGGAGTTCCTGGCCGCCTGCCTGCAACGCGAGGTCGCCGCCCGCGAGTCCCACGGCGGCGAGGGCCGCATCCGCACCGCCCGGTTCCCGAGCAGGAAGTCGCTGGAGGAGTTCGATTTCGATCACCAACGCTCCCTCAAACGCGACACGATCACACATCTCGGAACACTGGACTTCATCGCGGGCAAGGAAAACGTGGTCTTCCTCGGGCCTCCCGGCACCGGCAAGACCCACCTGTCGATCGGACTCGGGATCCGGGCCTGCCAGGCCGGACACCGCGTCTCGTTTGCCACCGCCGCCGGGTGGGTAGCCCGGCTCGCCGAGGCCAGCCACGCCGGACGACTCCAGCAGGAACTGGTCAAACTCGGCCGGATCCCGCTACTGATCATCGACGAGGTCGGCTACATCCCGTTCGAAGCCGAAGCCGCGAACCTGTTCTTCCAGCTGGTCTCCGCCCGCTACGAGAGAGCCAGCCTGATCGTCACCAGCAACAAACCCTTCGGCCGCTGGGGCGAGGTCTTCGGCGACGACGTCGTCGCCGCCGCCATGATCGACCGCCTCGTGCACCACGCCGAAGTCATCTCACTGAAAGGAGACAGCTACCGCCTCAAAGACCGCCAAGACCTCGGCCGCGTGCCCGCGGCCACCAACACCAACGACTAA
- a CDS encoding MarR family winged helix-turn-helix transcriptional regulator yields MTETLAEPDRGPDRAADRGPDRGAECEIETGLAAGLVRLTHLVQHVFAEVNRDFDLTPQQAQLLCMLIDGPIGMGELSRLLHLEKSSLTGLVDRVERRSLVERVRDDRDRRACRIALTAEGVRLGNESHSAVGARLEEMGSALPSAERKRLADAIGRILAGNGVPGA; encoded by the coding sequence ATGACCGAGACGCTTGCGGAGCCCGACAGGGGGCCCGATCGCGCTGCTGACCGGGGGCCCGATCGCGGTGCCGAGTGCGAGATTGAGACCGGGCTCGCAGCCGGGCTGGTGCGGCTGACGCACCTGGTGCAGCACGTGTTCGCCGAAGTCAACCGCGACTTCGACCTGACTCCGCAGCAGGCCCAGCTCCTCTGCATGCTCATCGACGGACCGATCGGCATGGGGGAGCTCAGCCGGTTGCTGCACCTGGAGAAGTCCAGCCTCACCGGTCTGGTCGACCGGGTCGAGCGACGCAGCCTGGTGGAGCGCGTGCGCGACGACCGCGACCGGCGGGCGTGCCGGATCGCGTTGACGGCGGAAGGCGTTCGGCTGGGCAACGAGTCGCACTCGGCGGTCGGCGCGCGGCTGGAGGAGATGGGCAGCGCGTTGCCGTCGGCCGAGCGCAAGCGGCTGGCCGACGCCATCGGGCGCATCCTCGCCGGGAACGGCGTCCCGGGGGCGTAG
- a CDS encoding IS30 family transposase, with protein MGINERTAKDWDYGVRKSRNARTYPNGVRVDYATGTSTIVDVNSPAPKLSALDKQLHPRLLTLAERERIRDLRAEGHSLRDIGSALGRSASTISREIRANSTHGAYRPYAAHRAAAARRPRPKQRKLIAQGPLRQFVADGLRERWSPEQICHALGKEHPGDQRMRVSVETIYQALYFQARGGLKREVQAAIRTGRTRRKPRRNPNQRTARFIDPMVMISDRPAEAADRAVPGHWEGDLIIGAGNQSAIGTLVERTTRYTMLVHLPNGHDAETVRDGLVATITTLPTHLRGSLTWDQGAEMARHKQFTMATDMPVYFCDPASPWQRGTNENTNGLLRQYFPKGTDLSVYGPEDLEHVAQQLNGRPRKTLGWDSPAERLAMLLTKAS; from the coding sequence GTGGGCATCAACGAGCGCACGGCGAAGGACTGGGACTACGGGGTCCGCAAGAGCCGGAACGCGCGGACCTACCCGAACGGGGTTCGTGTCGATTACGCGACGGGCACCAGCACGATCGTCGACGTGAACTCCCCAGCGCCCAAGCTGTCCGCACTGGACAAGCAGTTGCATCCCCGGCTGCTGACCTTGGCAGAGCGGGAACGGATCCGGGACCTGCGGGCCGAGGGCCACTCACTGCGGGACATCGGGAGCGCGTTGGGGCGCTCAGCCAGCACGATCTCCCGGGAGATCCGCGCGAACTCCACCCACGGCGCCTACCGGCCGTATGCGGCTCACCGAGCGGCGGCCGCCCGTCGGCCACGCCCGAAGCAACGCAAGCTGATCGCGCAGGGACCGTTACGCCAGTTCGTGGCCGACGGCCTGCGCGAGCGCTGGTCACCGGAGCAGATCTGCCACGCTCTAGGCAAGGAGCATCCCGGCGACCAGAGGATGCGAGTGAGCGTGGAGACGATCTACCAGGCGCTGTACTTCCAGGCCCGCGGTGGTCTCAAACGCGAAGTACAGGCCGCGATCCGCACCGGCCGGACCCGCCGCAAGCCACGCCGCAACCCGAACCAGCGCACCGCGCGGTTCATCGACCCGATGGTGATGATCAGCGACCGCCCCGCCGAGGCCGCCGACCGGGCCGTGCCCGGCCACTGGGAGGGTGATCTCATCATTGGCGCTGGTAACCAGTCCGCGATCGGCACCCTGGTAGAGCGCACCACGCGGTACACCATGCTGGTCCACCTGCCGAACGGGCACGACGCCGAAACGGTCCGGGACGGACTCGTAGCGACTATCACAACGCTGCCGACTCACCTCCGTGGCTCGCTGACCTGGGACCAGGGAGCCGAGATGGCCCGCCACAAGCAGTTCACCATGGCCACCGACATGCCGGTCTACTTCTGCGACCCGGCCAGTCCCTGGCAGCGCGGTACCAACGAAAACACCAACGGACTGCTGCGCCAGTACTTCCCCAAGGGCACCGACCTCAGCGTTTACGGACCCGAGGACCTCGAGCACGTCGCCCAACAGCTCAACGGGCGACCACGCAAAACGCTCGGCTGGGACTCCCCAGCCGAGCGCCTCGCTATGCTCCTGACCAAAGCCAGTTAA
- a CDS encoding DedA family protein yields MPLPATATAEPTGFTGWVIGVMEALGGPGAGLIIALENLFPPIPSELILPLAGFTASRGGMTVGGAIFWTTLGSLLGALALYALGAKLGRQRTHAIAAKMPLVKLEDVDRTEAWFAKHGVKAVFFGRMIPLFRSFISLPAGVDRMPVSTFALFTTLGSLVWNSIFVLAGFYLGENWHLVEQYAGVLSKAVLVAVAAAVVWFVVKRVRQEGRTKHEAEAPTEEFAAVGVGADYLEGATSRIPALEPSEAPTVQFRRVR; encoded by the coding sequence ATGCCCCTGCCAGCCACCGCCACCGCCGAACCGACGGGCTTCACGGGGTGGGTGATCGGGGTCATGGAAGCGCTCGGCGGGCCCGGCGCGGGCCTGATCATCGCGCTGGAGAACCTGTTCCCACCGATCCCCAGCGAGCTGATCCTGCCGCTGGCCGGGTTCACCGCCAGCCGCGGCGGGATGACCGTCGGCGGCGCGATCTTCTGGACGACCCTCGGCTCCCTGCTCGGCGCGCTGGCCCTCTACGCCCTCGGCGCGAAGCTCGGCAGGCAGCGCACGCACGCCATCGCCGCGAAGATGCCGCTGGTCAAGCTGGAGGACGTCGACCGCACCGAGGCGTGGTTCGCCAAGCACGGCGTAAAGGCGGTGTTCTTCGGCCGGATGATCCCGTTGTTCCGCAGTTTCATCTCGCTGCCCGCGGGCGTCGACCGGATGCCGGTGAGCACGTTCGCGCTGTTCACCACCCTCGGCAGCCTGGTGTGGAACTCGATCTTCGTGCTCGCCGGTTTCTACCTGGGCGAGAACTGGCACCTGGTCGAGCAGTACGCGGGCGTGCTGTCGAAGGCCGTGCTGGTCGCGGTGGCGGCGGCCGTGGTGTGGTTCGTCGTCAAGCGCGTGCGGCAGGAGGGCCGGACGAAGCACGAGGCGGAGGCCCCGACGGAGGAGTTCGCGGCCGTGGGCGTCGGCGCCGACTACCTGGAAGGCGCCACGTCGCGGATCCCGGCCCTGGAGCCGAGCGAGGCCCCGACCGTGCAGTTCCGCCGCGTCCGCTGA
- a CDS encoding endonuclease/exonuclease/phosphatase family protein, which translates to MERTLDDVEADEDREPGRRKSPAVTALLVLAALGFLGWAALPLTGYDSNRYAAALVALTQYAVPVGLLLVVLALVLRRWLTTLVVGLVTAALVASVAPRAIPDPPTPVQGTPLNVMSANLYFGEADAARIVELVRSNDVDVLSLQELTPALAAALDRAGLAQVLPHRVFEAHPGAEGTGIASRYPLRSLALVPPTTMRQPSALVDLPGSRDVEFVAVHPVIPVGSDTVGDWRREITVLPHTPAEGRPPRVLAGDFNATLDHSPLRGLLGRGYADAAEVAGAGLAPTWPRAGAWLPPPVTIDHVLVSEGVVVQDYRTFEVAGADHRAVVAHLVVAG; encoded by the coding sequence GTGGAGCGGACGCTCGACGACGTCGAAGCCGACGAGGACCGCGAGCCCGGGCGGCGCAAGTCGCCGGCGGTGACGGCGTTGCTCGTGCTGGCGGCGCTTGGATTCCTCGGCTGGGCCGCGCTGCCGCTCACCGGCTACGACTCGAACCGCTACGCGGCTGCCCTGGTGGCGCTGACGCAGTACGCGGTGCCGGTCGGCCTGTTGCTGGTGGTCCTGGCGCTGGTGCTGCGCCGGTGGCTGACCACCCTGGTCGTCGGCCTGGTGACCGCGGCGCTGGTGGCGTCGGTCGCGCCGCGCGCGATCCCGGACCCGCCGACCCCCGTGCAGGGCACCCCGCTGAATGTGATGTCGGCGAACCTCTACTTCGGCGAGGCCGACGCCGCGCGGATCGTCGAGCTGGTGCGGAGCAACGACGTCGACGTCCTGAGCCTCCAGGAGCTCACCCCCGCGCTGGCGGCGGCGCTGGACCGGGCCGGCCTGGCCCAGGTGTTGCCGCACCGGGTGTTCGAGGCGCACCCGGGGGCGGAGGGCACCGGCATCGCCTCGCGCTACCCGTTGCGGAGCCTGGCCCTGGTGCCGCCGACGACGATGCGCCAGCCGTCCGCGCTGGTGGACCTGCCCGGCAGCCGGGACGTGGAGTTCGTCGCGGTGCACCCGGTCATCCCGGTGGGGAGCGACACGGTGGGGGACTGGCGGCGCGAGATCACCGTACTGCCGCACACGCCCGCCGAGGGACGGCCGCCGAGGGTGCTGGCGGGGGACTTCAACGCCACGCTCGACCACAGCCCGCTGCGCGGTCTGCTCGGCCGCGGCTACGCCGACGCAGCCGAGGTCGCGGGCGCCGGCCTGGCGCCCACCTGGCCGCGCGCCGGCGCCTGGCTACCGCCTCCGGTGACGATCGACCACGTGCTGGTCAGCGAGGGTGTCGTGGTGCAGGACTACCGCACGTTCGAGGTCGCGGGCGCCGACCACCGCGCTGTCGTCGCGCACCTCGTCGTCGCGGGCTGA
- a CDS encoding ABC transporter permease: protein MTTTLEPTPGATSAAPAPAAERVGPLRAVRHGLTLAGRSILKIRKSPAGLLDVTLQPILFLVMFVYLFGGAISGDTGTYLQITLPGVLAMNMVFASLGTGMQLNTDITKGVFDRFRSLPVARSAPLIGAVLGDIVRYVVSIAVLLVFGTIMGFRIQTDAVSALLAVVVVIAFSLAMCWISVFLGMLIRSQQALPGVAMSFMFPLTMGSNVFVPLETMPGWLQAWNGINPVTKLADTARGLMIGGPVAGPLTATLIWMVVLVAVFFPLAMWAYRRRV from the coding sequence ATGACGACGACCCTGGAACCCACCCCGGGCGCGACCAGCGCGGCGCCCGCGCCCGCCGCCGAGCGGGTCGGGCCGCTGCGGGCGGTCCGGCACGGCCTGACGCTGGCCGGGCGGAGCATCCTCAAGATCCGCAAGTCGCCCGCGGGCCTGCTCGACGTGACCCTGCAGCCGATCCTGTTCCTGGTCATGTTCGTCTACCTCTTCGGTGGCGCGATCTCCGGTGACACCGGCACCTACCTGCAGATCACGCTGCCCGGGGTGCTGGCGATGAACATGGTCTTCGCCAGCCTCGGCACCGGCATGCAGCTCAACACCGACATCACCAAGGGCGTGTTCGACCGGTTCCGCAGCCTGCCGGTCGCGCGGTCGGCGCCGCTGATCGGCGCGGTGCTGGGCGACATCGTCCGCTACGTGGTGTCGATCGCGGTGCTGCTGGTGTTCGGCACGATCATGGGCTTCCGCATCCAAACCGACGCGGTGTCGGCGCTGCTGGCGGTCGTGGTGGTGATCGCCTTCTCGCTGGCGATGTGCTGGATCTCGGTGTTCCTCGGGATGCTGATCCGCAGCCAGCAGGCGCTGCCGGGCGTGGCGATGTCGTTCATGTTCCCGCTGACGATGGGCAGCAACGTGTTCGTGCCGCTGGAGACGATGCCGGGCTGGTTGCAGGCGTGGAACGGGATCAACCCCGTGACCAAGCTCGCCGACACCGCGCGGGGGCTGATGATCGGCGGGCCGGTGGCCGGACCGCTGACCGCGACGCTGATCTGGATGGTCGTGCTGGTGGCCGTGTTCTTCCCACTGGCAATGTGGGCCTACCGCCGCCGGGTCTGA